The following are encoded together in the Elusimicrobiota bacterium genome:
- a CDS encoding 4Fe-4S dicluster domain-containing protein, with translation MDIKVETTVEAKLGTLEWKKSPVAHIVLRNSSETAPCVTTCRDKPCTTVCPAKVYEWEAAHEKVIVNYENCIECGACRMLCPFDNIQCDWPDGGMGVKYKYG, from the coding sequence ATGGATATCAAGGTAGAGACGACCGTCGAGGCCAAGTTGGGAACCTTGGAGTGGAAGAAATCCCCCGTGGCCCACATCGTCTTAAGAAATTCCTCGGAGACAGCCCCGTGCGTCACGACCTGTAGGGACAAGCCCTGCACCACCGTCTGCCCGGCCAAGGTCTACGAGTGGGAGGCCGCGCACGAGAAAGTGATCGTCAACTACGAGAACTGCATCGAGTGCGGCGCCTGCCGCATGCTCTGCCCCTTCGACAATATCCAGTGCGACTGGCCCGACGGCGGCATGGGCGTGAAGTATAAGTACGGTTGA